ACGGAGGGAACGGTTTCGCTGGAACGGAGCAACGGAGGCAACGAAGGCGAACGGAGAGCCAAAAAATTCTAGCTCCGTTCACCTCCGTTGCCTCCGTTGCTCCGTTCCGAATGATCCGTTCCCTCCGTCCACCTCCGTTCAGGCCGCCATGGAGAGATCGAACCCGAACTCCAGATTTCCGTATACACTCCTGACCGAAAATGGACGCAGTCGTACAGCTCGATGACGTCACCGTCATCTACGGGAAGAACCAGGCCCTGAAGAGCGTCTCCGCGAAGTTCGCCAGGGGGGCGGTCGGTCTGCTGGGTCCCAACGGCGCGGGCAAGAGCACGATGCTCAAGGCGCTGCTCGGCTTCGTCAAGCCGGACCGGGGGCACATGACGGTGCTCGGCCTCGACGTCGCGCAGGCGCCGCTCGCGATCCGCGCCCGCATCGGCTACATGCCGGAAAACGACGCGCACATTCCCGGCATGAACGCGGTCTCGTTCGTCGCCTACTGCGGCCAGCTCGCCGGGCTGCCCGCGGTCGACGCGATGCAGCGCGCCCACGAAGTGCTCTACTACGTCGGGCTCGGCGAGGCGCGCTACCGCAACGTCGACACCTATTCGACCGGCATGAAGCAGCGCATCAAGCTCGCGCAGGCGCTGGTGCACGATCCCGACCTGCTGTTCCTCGACGAGCCGACCAACGGCATGGACCCCAAGGGCCGCGACGAGATGCTCGAGCTCGTCCGCGATCTCGGGCACAACAAAGGCGTCAGCCTGATCCTCTCGTCGCACCTGCTGCCCGACGTCGAATACACCTGCGACCACGTCGTCGTCATGGACAAGGGGCAGGTGGCCACCTACGGGCCCATCGACGAACTCAAGGGCCCCGCGGGCCGCGTCTACGAGCTCCGCATCAAGGGGGATCTCCCCGGCTTCATCGATCGGCTCGGCGCGCTCGGGATGGATACGCACGCCACCGATGAAGACGTGATGCGGGTGTTCGTACCCGCGGCCGTCGGCGATCACCGGGCCATCTTCAGGGCGGCGGCGGAATTCGGCGCGCAGGTGCGCCATCTCAGACCCAGCGTGCCGACGCTCGAGGACGTCTTCGCGAAAGCGATTGGAGAAGAGTAGGCTCGGCGACCCATCATGCCTATCCACGATCAAAGTTACCGGCACTACGGCGGCGGCAAGACCGTTCCCGGCCGCTCCTGGATGGTCATCACGTGGGCGGGCATCAAGACGATGATCCGCAAGCGTGCGTTCCTCGGCCTGCTGATCTTCGCCCTGGCGCCGTTCCTGGTCCGCGCCGTCCAGATGTGGATCAGCGCCAACTATCCCCAGGCCGCGATCCTGAATCCCACCGCGGAGACGTTCCGGCAGTTCCTCGAGCAGCAGGACTTTTTCGTCTTCGTCATCACGGTGTACGTCGGCGCCGGCCTGATCGCCAACGATCGCCGCGCCAACGCCCTGCAGATCTACCTGTCGAAGCCGTTGATGCGATCGGAATACATCGTCGGCAAGCTGGCGATCCTGTTCGTCTTCCTGACGATGGTCACGTTCGTGCCGGCGATGCTGCTGCTGTGGCTGAAGGTGGCGTTCGACGGCAGCTTCACGTTCCTCGCCAACAACCTCTTCCTCATCCCGGCGATTACCGTCGGCAGCCTGATTCAGGTCGCGCTGGCCTCGTTCACCATGCTGGCGCTGTCGTCGCTGTCGAAGAGCGCGCGCTACGTCGGCATTCTCTACGTCGGCATCACCTTCTTCACCACCGCGATCTACGGCGCGCTCTACGCCATCACCGGCAGCAGCCGCGTGTCGTGGATCTCGATCGGCGCCAACGTCTCGCAGGTGGTCGACGTGGTGTTCCGGTTGAAGCCGCGCTACGCGACGCCGTGGGAAGTGTCGCTGCTCGTGATCATCGGGTTGATCGTCATCTCGGTTTCGATTCTCGAGCGGCGGGTCAGAGGCGTGGAGGTGGTGACGTAATGTCGACCGCCGCCGCCGCCGCGCCTGCCGCCGCCCCGGCCGCCGCCGCCCCCGTGGTCTCAGCCGAGCACGTCTCGAAATGGTACGGCCAGGTGATCGGCCTCAACGACGTCAGCGTCTCCGTGCCCCCCGGCATCACCGGCCTGCTCGGTCCGAACGGCGCCGGCAAGTCGACCTTCATGAAGCTGATCACCGGCCAGCTGAAACCGAGCAAGGGGGACGTGAAGGTCCTCGGCGAGCCGATCTGGCGCAATCCGCACCTCTACTTCCAGATCGGCTTCTGCCCGGAACAGGACGCGTTCTACGAGCGGATGACCGGGCTCGAGTGGGTGAAGGCGCTCGTGCGCCTGAACGGTCTCGACGACAAGCAGGCGGACGACGCGGCGCGGCGGGCGCTCGCCGCGGTCGACCTGATGGAAGCCGCCGGCAAGAAGATCGGCGCCTACAGCAAGGGCATGCGTCAGCGCGTGAAGATGGCGCAGGCGCTGGTCCACGATCCGCAGCTGCTCATCCTGGACGAGCCGCTGTCAGGCATGGACCCGCTCGGCCGCCGCAAGACCATTCGCCTGATCCGCGAGTGGGGGCGCGCCGGCAAGAGCATCATCGTCTCGAGCCACATCCTGCACGAGATCGAGTCGATGACCTCGAACATCCTCCTGATCAACAACGGCCGGATCCTCGCCGAAGGGGACGTGCACCAGATCCGCGAGCTGATCGACGAGCACCCGCACACCGTCTACGTGCGCGCGGAGGATCCCCGCCGCATCGCGCGCGA
This region of Vicinamibacterales bacterium genomic DNA includes:
- a CDS encoding ABC transporter ATP-binding protein, translated to MSTAAAAAPAAAPAAAAPVVSAEHVSKWYGQVIGLNDVSVSVPPGITGLLGPNGAGKSTFMKLITGQLKPSKGDVKVLGEPIWRNPHLYFQIGFCPEQDAFYERMTGLEWVKALVRLNGLDDKQADDAARRALAAVDLMEAAGKKIGAYSKGMRQRVKMAQALVHDPQLLILDEPLSGMDPLGRRKTIRLIREWGRAGKSIIVSSHILHEIESMTSNILLINNGRILAEGDVHQIRELIDEHPHTVYVRAEDPRRIAREFINATDDDVRSLKFEPGAVVVETGRPDAFYARLTTMAASGEFGAIEEVTSPDDNLQAVFQYLIK
- a CDS encoding ABC transporter ATP-binding protein, which produces MDAVVQLDDVTVIYGKNQALKSVSAKFARGAVGLLGPNGAGKSTMLKALLGFVKPDRGHMTVLGLDVAQAPLAIRARIGYMPENDAHIPGMNAVSFVAYCGQLAGLPAVDAMQRAHEVLYYVGLGEARYRNVDTYSTGMKQRIKLAQALVHDPDLLFLDEPTNGMDPKGRDEMLELVRDLGHNKGVSLILSSHLLPDVEYTCDHVVVMDKGQVATYGPIDELKGPAGRVYELRIKGDLPGFIDRLGALGMDTHATDEDVMRVFVPAAVGDHRAIFRAAAEFGAQVRHLRPSVPTLEDVFAKAIGEE